GCCCCATATATCAGTGGTTCCTTTGAGAACATCACAAATCAGTTCGCAATGATGTTACATCATTATACAGGTAGGCAAAACATACTGTGTCTATGTTCGCAAAAAATTTAAAGGCAAGAAATATCTTATAATACCTGATCAGTGTGTTTACTTTAGCCACATCGATGTCGTACAGTTTCTTGACTGCATGTTTAATCTGGTGCTTGTTGGCTTTGACATCAACAATGAACACCAGAGTGTTGTTGTCTTCAATCTTTTTCATGGCTGACTCAGTGGTCAAGGGGAACTTGATGATGGCATAGTGGTCCAACCTAATGAAACAGGAGATAATAATGATGACAAATTAACCTGGGAAACTTGCAGAAACATGTTCTCTACATACTTCAAGTGCTCTCTACATACTTCAAAGAGCACATTTTGTAAACAGATTTTAGGATGCATCAGTATTAAAAAACTATAATCATTTGATATCATGCTTTGATCGCAATTTCCCATCATTTGCATCCTCAACGTAAAAGGTTAGCTATAATTAGCCAATATAACAGATCAATCCAAGAAACAACTAGCATGGACCATACACAATGGTAATAATGGACATTTTTTGTATCCACTGTGAAATAAGATAGATGGTGGGACACTCACTTGTTCCTGCGTGGTGCACTCTTCCTGGGGTACTTAGGCTGCCTCTTCAGGTGTCTAGTCCTGGGCCTGCGGAAGGTAGGGCTGGTCCtgactttcttttttctttggcTGTGGACACCTTTCAACACAGCCTTCTTGGCCTTCAGCGCCTTAGACTTGGCCTCGGTCTTGGCTGGGACAGCTGCGAAAAAATAAATGGATTAACAGTAAGTTACAATTAAGACAGTAAtttcaaacaaaagaaaactacatttcccatataGTTTTTGGAAGACATTAATCTTCTTTTTCACAcgcgtgtgtgttgtgtatattatatatgcacacacacacaaatatacatacaaatcggagaaaaaggaaaaaaagtcaATTATATTTGGGACATCATACCCTACACAGGTCTGGTTGGAGATATACACACGTATGTTTTATAATGGAACAgcttaaacaaaaaacatttataaaaacaagTGGATACGTTACCACGATCTGAATTTcttcaataaaatatttctaaaataaattttattaaaagacGTCTTGAAAATAAAACTCGAGGTATTGACCAGTTGTAGCCAACACGGATACATAAAATCATGAAAACTGACCAGTTTCCAATATTAGAACTAGATTTAACTAACTGAAATGCTGGTGCAATTTCATTGGTCTTAACGACTCTAACGCTGCTAAACTGAGCCACACGCCGTTAGCCCCGGGTTAAGTTTTAGGTAATACTGCTATCATTTGGGTGccctgaaatatttttaagcaCTTGTCAGcagatgaaaatatatataaacctgCTGATAACACAATAGCTGTTTAATACATATCTTAGTAAATCCCCTTGTTAACATTTTCCGTTTCACCTTAAACAACAAGCAGACTTCA
This genomic interval from Hoplias malabaricus isolate fHopMal1 chromosome 15, fHopMal1.hap1, whole genome shotgun sequence contains the following:
- the rpl23a gene encoding 60S ribosomal protein L23a, whose amino-acid sequence is MAPKAKKEAVPAKTEAKSKALKAKKAVLKGVHSQRKKKVRTSPTFRRPRTRHLKRQPKYPRKSAPRRNKLDHYAIIKFPLTTESAMKKIEDNNTLVFIVDVKANKHQIKHAVKKLYDIDVAKVNTLIRPDGEKKAYVRLAPDYDALDVANKIGII